In Shewanella sp. MR-4, the genomic stretch TCATAGTCATTGACAAAGTGACTAAATGCAGGCATATTCCTCGGCCTTTAAAAGTATCAAATCCAGTTTTTAGGAGTTGCACCTTGGCTAATAGCAAGTCTGCAAAGAAGCGCGCGCTTCAATCTGAAAAGCGTCGTCAGCACAACGCCAGCCGTCGCTCAATGTTACGTACATACGTTAAAAAAGTTATCGCTGCTATCAAAGCTGGCGATCACAAAACAGCAACCGAAGCTTTCGCTGCTGCACAACCAATCGTTGACCGTATGGCGACTAAAGGCCTTATTCACAAGAATAAAGCTGCCCGTCATAAGGCTCGTTTGAATGCTAAGATCAAAGCACTAGCTGCTTAATTTTCTTAGTAAATAAAAAAAACCGGCA encodes the following:
- the rpsT gene encoding 30S ribosomal protein S20, whose amino-acid sequence is MANSKSAKKRALQSEKRRQHNASRRSMLRTYVKKVIAAIKAGDHKTATEAFAAAQPIVDRMATKGLIHKNKAARHKARLNAKIKALAA